DNA from bacterium:
TCAGCGTTTCCTCCACGCGCACTTCGATGTCGAGCGCCTCGATCTCGGCGCGCAGCCCGTCGTCCTCGCAATCGATCACCATACCGCGGCAGATCTTCCGGTACAGCTGCGCAACGCCGAATGCCGACACGGGCACGCCCAGCGCTCGCATCAGCCGGTCCGCCGGCCCCTTGACCGGCCGTCCGCCGATGATCGGGCTGACGGCCACAGCACAGCGGCGTGCCTCGAGTCGCTCCCGCACGCCGGGTACGGCCAGGATGGTTCCGATCGAGACCACCGGGTTGCTCGGGCAGATCAGTATGGTTTCCGCTCCGTCGATCGCCTCGAGCACGCCCGGACCGGGGCGCGCCGCTTCCGCGGCCGACAGGTCCACCTTCGCGATGTCGTCGGGTGCGCCGTCGCGCACCATGTACTCCTCGAAGTCACAGCGCGAACCGTCCTCGCGCACGATCATTGTCGGAGCGGGGTCTTCGCTCATGGGCAGCAGGCGGATACCCAGGCCGAACGATCGCGCGATTTCACCGGCAATCTGCGCCAGGCCCGCGCCTTCGCGCAGACGCGAACTGCGCTGGATGTGCGTGGCCAGGTCGCGATCGCCCAGATTGAACCAGACGTCGGAGCGCAGTCCGCGCAGCGCATCCAGGCAGTGATAGGTATCCCCCTGGAAACCCCAGCCCGTGTCCGGATTGACCACACCGCCGAGCGTATAGGTGACGATGTCCAGGTCGGGGCACACGCGCAGTCCGAAGAAGTCGCGATCGTCTCCGGTATTGACGATCACGGTCAGATCTTCGGGCGGTAGTACGCGTACCAGTCCCGCCAGGAATCGAGCTGCACCGACACCGCCCGCGAGCGCGACGACTCGGGGCACTAGTGTCCCGTTCCAGAAGTTCGCTGACTATCCCGGTGCCCGGACGCCCCGCTGGCAAGGCGGGAGGCCGCCGGAGTATCCGTTGATACTTCAAGGCCTTTCCAACGCAGTCGGCGGGGATGGGCGGGCGTCGCGATAGTTGGCGAACTTCTGGAACAGGGCACTAGGGGTTTGCGCTCCGGCGCAGCCGTTCGAGCCGAGCCTGCATGCGCGGCAGCCGATCCGCGAGTTCGCGCAAGCGCTCATCCTTGGCGAGTTCGGCTCCCTGCCATTCGCGTTCACCAATCAGGCGGCGCAGTTCGTCTCGGTCGCGCTCCACGAGATCTTCGAGTTCTTCCAGGCTCAGGTCGCCGGTCGTTTCTGGGTCGATCGGCGGGTCGACCGGCACCGGGTTCGCCCGGGGTGTCTCCAGGCCCGTCTCGATGGGCGGCAGTTTCGGAGCGGCACTCGCGCTCGGTTTTGCGAGTGAGCCGGGTCGGGCCGCCGTCGGCGCAAGCATTTCGTCTCCGGGTGTCGCCGGATGGGGAAGCGGTTCAATCTTGTCTGCGGGTCTGTCGGCGTCCGCTTCGCGCAGCGGTTCGCGCAGCGGCGGAGCCTGTTCGGCGGTGTTGCGCCCGGTGCGAAGCTCCGGCGCCTGCGGGGCTTCGCGCACGACAAGAGATGCGCTGACTCCGCGCGGAATGCGTTCCGGATCCGTCGTGTAGTGGCGGATGCCTTCTTCGTCGATCCAGCGATACAGCTCAGCCTTCGCGCCCAGCGGCAGCGCGCACAAAAGGGCCATCAGCGCGATCTGGACGACGACGGACCACATTCTCTGGAACTCCCCAGTCTTCCCTGCGACGTTGTCTGCAACGCCGCGTTTCGTCTCGGATTCTACGTTCGGGCCTCGAAGGTGTCGAGGGAGGCGGATGGGCGCGAGTCAGAGTCTTCACGCGGCGCCCGTGCGACGTTCACATGGCACGTGCAGCCGTCCGGATTCATTGGCGGAATTCAAGGAGAACTGGCGGCACGGGGTTTGCTCTCCCAGGGGCCCATGAGCCTCTCGATCTCCGCCGCTATCGGAATCCTGTTTACCGCCCTCGCGCCGCACTGGTGGGCGGCCCGGCCTCCGGCTCCTGTCATCGATGCCGTGCAACACGAAGACGATCTCCTGATCGCGACCGCGCACGGCCTCTACCGCGAGGTGCGCGGCGAGTGGCACAAGGTCGCGACACGGGGCCAGGCCCGCGGTCTGGCCGATACCGCGCGCGGAACCCTGATCGCGACTTCTTCCGGTCTGTACGACTGGCGCGATCGGACCCCGGCCCCGCGCGCGATCCCGCTCGGGGCCGGTGCGCGCGTCCGAGGAGTCGCGGCAAACCCGGGCGGTACTGAATGGGTGGCTTCCGAAGTCGGCCTGTTCGCCCGAGGGCCTGACGAATCGGCGTTTCGCAGAAGACTCGACCTGCCGCCCGGTGAAGTCTTCGCCGTGCAGGCAGACGGGGAGCAGGTCTGGGTCGCCGCGCGGCGTGCCCTCTGGTCGGGCAAGGCAAGTGTGAGCCATTCCGGAGTTTTGGAGCGGAGAATTCAAGCACAGGAAGATGGTTGGTGGGAACTGCGCGACCTGGCCCGCATCGCCGGAGCCACACTGCTCTGCGTTCCGCAGGGCATCTGGCGGGTTGAAGGTTCGCAGTCGCGCCGGGTGGAGCTCGGGGTCGGCGAGTTGCGGGCGATCGAGGTTCGAGGGGATCGACTCTGGGTCGCGTCCGCGCGCGGTTTGTACAGCTACGATGCGACGGACTGGGAAAACCAGGTGCCGACGAGCCTCCTGGCCTCCCCGGCCCACGACATCGTCGTGCGTTCCGGACGCCTCCTCGTTGCGACGCGCGATGGCATCGCCGAGCTCTCCACGGAACCAGGCGGAACCGGTAACGGCGCCGGCCGCGCGGCCGAGCGCAGTGGCGGTGCTTCGGGCGAAGTTCCGGGGCTGCGCTCCGGTCGAATTCCGCGCGCAGACATCGGTCGAATCCAGCGCGCCGCCCTCGCATACCTGGAGTTGAATCCATCGCGCATTGCGCGCTTGGAAGAGCGTGCACGTCGCTCCGCTCTGTATCCGCAGCTTCGCGCGGGTCTCAGTATCGACCGCGATTCTCACCGCGACCGAGATCGCGACGAGGTCCTGTCGTCGGGTGAAGTGCGCGGCCTGCTCGACTCGGAGCGCGGGCGCGATCGAGGTCTGAGTCTGGATTTTCAGCTGACCTGGGATTTCACCCGACTCGCCACACCGAACGACGCACTGGCCGTATCGCGTGAGCGACGAAGTCTGATCGAGATGCGCGACCAGGTACTGGAGCGCATCCACCGGCTGTACTTCGAACGCGAACGCGTTTTGGAACGCTTACGCGTTTCCGCGGATTCCAGCGAATCCGCCAGGTCAGAGCGGCGCGAGCACGATTTGCGTGTCCGGGAACTCACCGCCCAGCTCGATGGCTGGACCGGCGGTTTGCTCACACGCTTCGAAACCCACCCGTCCACGGGTCCCGGGAGGAACCGATGAAATCGATCATTCACTTCGTTTCGAGCCTCGTTCTGGTCACCGCAGCGGCGCTACCGGCCCAGGCGATATCTCTTCAGATCAGTGAAGTCTTCTACGACCCGGCCGGGAGTGACAACGGTCTGGTGTTCGTGGAGTTGTACGGGGCTTCCGGCCTTTCCCTGGACGGCTACCGGGTCGAGGGCGTGAACGGCTCGGGCGGGGCGGTTGGGCCGACGCTCTCGCTTACGGGCAGCATTCCCGGCGACGGCTTCTTCGTGATCGCCGATCTCGACGGAGCGACGACCGCAGTGCCGAATGCGGACCTGACGCTGAACTTCGACTTCCAGAATGGTCCGGACTCGATCGTGTTGCGGGATCCTGCGGACTCGATCGTGGACGCGCTCGGGTATGGCAGCTTCGGCGCGGGTGATGTGTTTGCCGGCGAGGGGTCGCCCGCGCCAGATCCGCCCTCCGGTCAGAGCGTGGCGCGACTGTTTGCCAACGTCGATACGAACGACAACGGGGTCGACTTCGTCGCGCTCGAAACCCCGACACCCGGTGGCGGGCCAATTGCGGTACCCGAGTCCGGGGCCGTCTCCCTCATGCTGCTCGCGTTTTGTGCGACCGGCTGGCGCCGGCTGAGCGGTATTCCTGGCTCGAGGTTCCGGCGCTGATTGTCTTCCCGTCCCCCCGGGGGCGCTCCGGTCTACCACCGGGGCGCCTCTTCTGGGTCCCGCTTCGCGGTTCTTGCGACAGCCGCGCCTGCGGGCGAATTCCGGGCCGGTTCACGCCGAAATCGAAGCGTAAACTCCTGCGCGCAAGTGACCGATAACCCCTGATGCCGTATGGGTTCTTTCTCACCGAGTGCTTGCGGGCGCACCGGGGGTCCCGCACACTTCGCGGCGGAGGGGTTTGAGAGGCAATGGTCGGCGGTTTCAACACGAACGTCCGCTACAGCGGCAGGATCTTCCACGTTCAAACGGAAGACGGCGGTGCCCAGAGTCCGAGTATCGTCACCCTCTTGTACGAGGGGGGCTCGATCTTGCTGTCGAAGAAGCAGACCTACGACTTCGAGATCGAAGATCGCGAAGCCAGAGTTCGCCAGTTCATGGAAGAACAGCACCGCGGCATCGTGAAGCAGCTCAAGGCGGGCGGACTCGACCATAAGGTGGGACTCGCGGAGGAACCGCGCGAGAACACCGAAACCGAACGCGCATCCCAGGACTTCGGTTCGGGCGTGGTCTCGAAGCGACGCCTGGACGAGGTCATCCTCGCTCATCTCGCACGGGAATAGCTCCCGTCGTACGCCTCCCCTCCGAGGCGAAACATGATCCAGATGTATCACGTCGATCTGCGCTACGACGCGACCCAGTTCGGGCTTCGCGACGTGTCGCTCGATATCGAACGCGGCGAATTCGTCTTCCTGACGGGTTCGAGCGGCGCGGGCAAGACCTCGCTTCTGCGCCTGCTATTCGGCGCCGAGAAGCCGAGTTCCGGGCAGATTCTGGTTGCAGGCCGCAATATCTCGCGCCTCACGCATGCGGCCGTCCCGGAGCTGCGCCAGCAGATCGGTGTGATCTTCCAGGATTTCAAACTGCTCCCAGAGCGCAGTATCTTCGACAACGTGGCGGTCACGCTCGAGATCGCGGGCGCTTCGCGCCGCGAGATTCGCGCGCGCGTCTGGAACATGCTCAAGCGCCTCGGTCTCGGACACAAGATCGACGCCAAGCCCCGCGCGCTCTCCGGAGGTGAACAGCAACGCGTGGCGATCGCGCGCGCCCTGGTCGACGACCCGTCGCTTCTGCTTGCGGACGAGCCGACAGGAAACCTCGATCCCGACCTCGCCGTCGACATCATGGACATCATTGCGGATGCACACGCGCGCGGAACCACCGTGATCGTGGCCACGCATGATCCCAGTCTGCTGGCGCGCTACCGGCACCGCCGGCTGGTGCTCGACAAGGGACGCCTGGCCGTCGATCGTCCACCCGACGCCCTGCCCAACACCCTTCAGAAGATGGTCTCGCACCGCTCGTGATCGACGCGCGCACGGCAAGACGCCTCTCGGTTGCGTTGCGTTCGGGTCTGCGTGGCACGCGTGAGACCCCGTTCGTCTTCCTTGTTTCCGTAGCGACCATGGCCGGGGGCCTGCTCGTGTTGGCGGGCTATCTCCTGATCGTCCAGAACATGCGCGGTGTGCTCGAGCGCTTCGGCGAGGATCTGCGCATCGTGGCCTTTCTCGTGCCCGGCGAAACTCCGGACAAGGATGCGGTGGCGGCATTTGGAGACGGGTTTCGCGCGCTCGAAGGCGTGGCGCGCGTGCAGTACATCAGCCCGGACAAGGCTCTGGGCCGACTGCGCAGCGAACTCGGCGAGGATGCGGCGATTCTCGAGGATCTGGACCACAATCCGCTGCCCGGTTCCTTCGAACTGGTGCTCGCAGATGACATGCGTTCACCCGAAAACGCTCGCCGGGTCGCGGCCAGCGCTGGAGCCACCCAGGGTATCGACGAGGTGCGCTACGGCGAGGACTGGGTGGCGGGCTACGCGCGCACCGTGCGCGTGGCGGAGTGGCTGGGCCTGGGACTGGGTCTGGTCCTGCTGATGATCCTCAGCTCGATCGTCGCTGGAACGGTGCGCCTGGCCGTCCACACCCGCTCCGACGAGATCCAGGTCCAGAGACTCGTCGGTGCGCGCGGGTTCTTCGTGCGCCTGCCGTTCTATCTCGAGGGTGCTCTCCAGGGCGCATCCGCCGCTGCTCTGGCCCTGCTGGCGCTCTACGGTCTCTTCGTGCTGGGACTTCCCCTGCTCGGGGCACCGCTCGAATTCCTTCTGGGCGATCGCCCGGTCGAGTTCT
Protein-coding regions in this window:
- a CDS encoding lamin tail domain-containing protein; protein product: MKSIIHFVSSLVLVTAAALPAQAISLQISEVFYDPAGSDNGLVFVELYGASGLSLDGYRVEGVNGSGGAVGPTLSLTGSIPGDGFFVIADLDGATTAVPNADLTLNFDFQNGPDSIVLRDPADSIVDALGYGSFGAGDVFAGEGSPAPDPPSGQSVARLFANVDTNDNGVDFVALETPTPGGGPIAVPESGAVSLMLLAFCATGWRRLSGIPGSRFRR
- a CDS encoding 2-phospho-L-lactate transferase; this translates as MPRVVALAGGVGAARFLAGLVRVLPPEDLTVIVNTGDDRDFFGLRVCPDLDIVTYTLGGVVNPDTGWGFQGDTYHCLDALRGLRSDVWFNLGDRDLATHIQRSSRLREGAGLAQIAGEIARSFGLGIRLLPMSEDPAPTMIVREDGSRCDFEEYMVRDGAPDDIAKVDLSAAEAARPGPGVLEAIDGAETILICPSNPVVSIGTILAVPGVRERLEARRCAVAVSPIIGGRPVKGPADRLMRALGVPVSAFGVAQLYRKICRGMVIDCEDDGLRAEIEALDIEVRVEETLMRKVEIAADLARSALDLAGHPA
- the ftsE gene encoding cell division ATP-binding protein FtsE, whose product is MIQMYHVDLRYDATQFGLRDVSLDIERGEFVFLTGSSGAGKTSLLRLLFGAEKPSSGQILVAGRNISRLTHAAVPELRQQIGVIFQDFKLLPERSIFDNVAVTLEIAGASRREIRARVWNMLKRLGLGHKIDAKPRALSGGEQQRVAIARALVDDPSLLLADEPTGNLDPDLAVDIMDIIADAHARGTTVIVATHDPSLLARYRHRRLVLDKGRLAVDRPPDALPNTLQKMVSHRS
- a CDS encoding DUF4124 domain-containing protein produces the protein MWSVVVQIALMALLCALPLGAKAELYRWIDEEGIRHYTTDPERIPRGVSASLVVREAPQAPELRTGRNTAEQAPPLREPLREADADRPADKIEPLPHPATPGDEMLAPTAARPGSLAKPSASAAPKLPPIETGLETPRANPVPVDPPIDPETTGDLSLEELEDLVERDRDELRRLIGEREWQGAELAKDERLRELADRLPRMQARLERLRRSANP